The window NNNNNNNNNNNNNNNNNNNNNNNNNNNNNNNNNNNNNNNNNNNNNNNNNNNNNNNNNNNNNNNNNNNNNNNNNNNNNNNNNNNNNNNNNNNNNNNNNNNNNNNNNNNNNNNNNNNNNNNNNNNNNNNNNNNNNNNNNNNNNNNNNNNNNNNNNNNNNNNNNNNNNNNNNNNNNNNNNNNNNNNNNNNNNNNNNNNNNNNNNNNNNNNNNNNNNNNNNNNNNNNNNNNNNNNNNNNNNNNNNNNNNNNNNNNNNNNNNNNNNNNNNNNNNNNNNNNNNNNNNNNNNNNNNNNNNNNNNNNNNNNNNNNNNNNNNNNNNNNNNNNNNNNNNNNNNNNNNNNNNNNNNNNNNNNNNNNNNNNNNNNNNNNNNNNNNNNNNtcctctttaatttttttatacttcTTTGTCGTTTTGCGCTGACTCAGATTTCTCCCTTCCCACGACACGTGATAACTTGAGTTTTCTCCACACGTGCGAGGGACTTGTCTTTAAAAACggtgcgtttttttttttaatttgtttattatacaTACGCCTTCCCCAAAAATTCCTTTTACTGTAGCTTTATtacaacacaaaattaaaataattcggagtattttatttaaaaactatagGCCAGGCGAGATTTTTGAGAAGGTTTGTGTGCATAATATGTCTATTAATGTGTAGGTGTGTCTGATATAATTCCTAATTATTTGAATAGTATAACTTTCCCAGATGTCGATCGTTTATATAATTAAGGCTGATTATTATTAGTAATTACGTCTTTCGAAAATATTGGAGGCAGGAGAACGTCGTGGAGATTTGTACGTTCATATGATGTGTTGTCGGTGCTAACTGTTAACCTTTTTCaccaccaaaaaatatatatatatatatatatatatatatatataatatatactccCATAAACCTTCTTGCTTCCTTTCATATTATTACTTTCTCCATGATAATAGTTTTCTTAAGAGAGAGGCTCACACTAATTCTATttgtaacttattttttttttgtattcaaaatatagCATAATGTGAATGAAAGTCAACATATTATTATTCGATCACTTCAAGTATCATAATTGAATTATATTACCAAAATAGGTTCCCGAGTAAGATGTGTAATACTAATACACATGTTAAAGATAAATTATTGAGATTAGCATAGCACTTTACAACACACTACTAGATTAGGAGCAcgggttgaattttttttatttatattatagtttttatataaaatataattgatgtgattatttttagaagttgttgtgaataaaaGTTAAGAACCGGATTGAAATTTAGGACCCGGATTAaaagtgattgtttttaaaagttgttgtgattaatattaatttttaaaattttgttgccTATATATGGATATCTAAATATTCAgtgaagattttatttttttggaatatccttTCCAAGAAGATCTCAAATCGAGATTTAACTAATGACCACAACTCATATAActtatcaaataatcaaataattaatcttataattCATAGTCTACACAAAAAGTAGTGTAccttcattttattatataggagattaTCTAATTTTTTAGACAGTATATAAACATACGCCGTAATAATACTAATGaaatagcaaaaacaaaatttaaaaaaagaattgttgAAGTGAAGTAACATtacaaagttttaaaagaattttggtTGTATATATTTTGGCGAGCCCCACTAAGGGAGCTACTAAGGCCCACATTCAAGTGGATTGAAGGAAGGAGTCGAAAACTCTTTTTCCAGATGACAAGAGGAGAGTGACATAAGTGGTGAAAGCGAAACAACTAGGCTATAAAAGGGTGCCTTGTCATAAAGAACTTGTTTTAAAACCAAACCCCTACATAGTCACAAAGAAAACGCATTTTTACAAGTCACATTAACTCTCTTCAACCTTACCTGACCAACACAAAAGTTtagtatataaaagaaaatgaacccTTCAAAGAATATTTAACTACAAAAGGGTCGTTCCATTGAGACCAGAAGCCGCATCAGTATATGTTCTTCTTCCTAAACCTAAACACAAGCAAGAAGAAATAGCTCAATTGGAAACTACGaatctgaaaattttgatttgaataacaccaaaaaactttgtttttgtatataaagaaacCAGGTGTTTACCGAGTCAAGATTGGTGGATTCGATGCCATGAAATTTGTTAGTACAATACCAAAATTCTTTAGTAACCGTCTTTTAAGGCCAAAAGAGAGCTTGTGTTCTTCCTTCTAATCTACATTTGATGATGTTTCTGTCTGATGCAAAGAAAGGGTAACtgataatttgtttcttttacctGATAGACATGTTCCTCAAGAGGAAAAAGAGTTAATACTTACACGAGAGAACGACAAGATGATTCTGAAACTAAGGAAGTTTAGGCTTGAAATTAATCCGCAGCGCCTTAATCTCCTCCAATTGTCGCTACAAGGGTTAAAAGAttcatttgttaattttagaGGAGTTGAAGAACATACTGATAATTGTTAATGAGTCAGAGAACGACACTTTTAAACAGAATCTTAAATATTCAGTCAAATAGTGGTAGACTATGAAATCTAATACCTTAGATACGCTTTCAGACGCGTGCTCATGTCTAGCTTGGTGCAAGCACCATTCCATGGCCATGTCAAATTCAAGGTTGTTTTGCTGAGAACAATGTGATGTAGCCACGGCATCTCTCtggaaaaacatatatagacgAAAGAGCAAGAGCATCGGTAAAGGAACTATGCACTTTTACTTGTGTGTTTCTATGCAAGGGGCAATGGAAATAATACCATCTCTCGTCGCGTTTGAGTTTTGTGTAGCTTAATATGGCCGGAGAATGATGGCGGCTTCCCTGGTGGAGTAATCTTAGCAAAAGAAGCAACAAGGGGCCTGTTGAGCAAAAACGGCACAGAATTGATTTCTCAGATGAAAGTATGCCAATAAACGGCACAAGACAGATTTCTGCAATTTATGATAGGAAGATTAGAGAAAAAGCAGAATATGTGATGGAAGGTTTACCTCCCATTTGATAGCAACAAGCATCCCTCATCTAGTCTTCTAATCACCCTTTCTGCTACTTCTCTTGTCTTGAAAAGGACCAAAGCTTCACCTGTATATCAAACAATATGAGATGCCATAGTAAAGCTCCTCATTCCATATCTGGTATGTGAGAACCACAGATGAAAATCCCTGTGAGCAAAATGGTAGCTTACCAATATGAGGAATAGTGACTGATGTACGCTCTATCATCCTCGCTTCGCATTGCTCGTTCAAAGCAGAATAGACTATATCCTGAAATACCATTCATAAATTTCTTAGTTAGCATACACATAGGAAAGAAGGGAGGTTTCCAAGAAGTAAATCAGGAAACAACTGCATTACATAAGGGtacaaaatacattttaaaagattcctAAATAAACTGATATACCTCCACTTCATCAGATGTAAAAGTAGGATCCAAGTTTTGAAGAAGTACCACAGTCCCTTTTTTTTCTGCTTCCCTCATACTTTCCTCCCAAGGCTGGGCATggttaagaaaaattaaaatgtcagTCCAAAGGTGAACCCAAAAGGTAATTTCTGAAACGACGACATACAGAATCTGATAACCATCCAGACTAGCTAGAAGAGTCTGCAATGGCCAGCCAAAAATAACAGGTGTGGATATTCANNNNNNNNNNNNNNNNNNNNNNNNNNNNNNNNNNNNNNNNNNNNNNNNNNNNNNNNNNNNNNNNNNNNNNNNNNNNNNNNNNNNNNNNNNNNNNNNNNNNNNNNNNNNNNNNNNNNNNNNNNNNNNNNNNNNNNNNNNNNNNNNNNNNNNNNNNNNNNNNNNNNNNNNNNNNNNNNNNNNNNNNNNNNNNNNNNNNNNNNNNNNNNNNNNNNNNNNNNNNNNNNNNNNNNNNNNNNNNNNNNNNNNNNNNNNNNNNNNNNNNNNNNNNNNNNNNNNNNNNNNNNNNNNNNNNNNNNNNNNNNNNNNNNNNNNNNNNNNNNNNNNNNNNNNNNNNNNNNNNNNNNNNNNNNNNNNNNNNNNNNNNNNNNNNNNNNNNNNNNNNNNNNNNNNNNNNNNNNNNNNNNNNNNNNNNNNNNNNNNNNNNNNNNNNNNNNNNNNNNNNNNNNNNNNNNNNNNNNNNNNNNNNNNNNNNNNNNNNNNNNNNNNNNNNNNNNNNNNNNNNNNNNNNNNNNNNNNNNNNNNNNNNNNNNNNNNNNNNNNNNNNNNNNNNNNNNNNNNNNNNNNNNNNNNNNNNNNNNNNNNNNNNNNNNNNNNNNNNNNNNNNNNNNNNNNNNNNNNNNNNNNNNNNNNNNNNNNNNNNNNNNNNNNNNNNNNNNNNNNNNNNNNNNNNNNNNNNNNNNNNNNNNNNNNNNNNNNNNNNNNNNNNNNNNNNNNNNNNNNNNNNNNNNNNNNNNNNNNNNNNNNNNNNNNNNNNNNNNNNNNNNNNNNNNNNNNNNNNNNNNNNNNNNNNNNNNNNNNNNNNNNNNNNNNNNNNNNNNNNNNNNNNNNNNNNNNNNNNNNNNNNNNNNNNNNNNNNNNNNNNNNNNNNNNNNNNNNNNNNNNNNNNNNNNNNNNNNNNNNNNNNNNNNNNNNNNNNNNNNNNNNNNNNNNNNNNNNNNNNNNNNNNNNNNNNNNNNNNNNNNNNNNNNNNNNNNNNNNNNNNNNNNNNNNNNNNNNNNNNNNNNNNNNNNNNNNNNNNNNNNNNNNNNNNNNNNNNNNNNNNNNNNNNNNNNNNNNNNNNNNNNNNNNNNNNNNNNNNNNNNNNNNNNNNNNNNNNNNNNNNNNNNNNNNNNNNNNNNNNNNNNNNNNNNNNNNNNNNNNNNNNNNNNNNNNNNNNNNNNNNNNNNNNNNNNNNNNNNNNNNNNNNNNNNNNNNNNNNNNNNNNNNNNNNNNNNNNNNNNNNNNNNNNNNNNNNNNNNNNNNNNNGTCAGTCCAAAGGTGAACCCAAAAGGTAATTTCTGAAACGACGACATACAGAATCTGATAACCATCCAGACTAGCTAGAAGAGTCTGCAATGGCCAGCCAAAAATAACAGGTGTGGATATTCAGTAAACAATTTGAGTGCAGATGTCATTGTAAACAACTGTCTTTCAAGAACATAGAAACGATCAAGAAGAAAAAGTACTTAATGATAAGCATATGAACGCGTCATTAAAAATTCACTATGAAAGAATTAAACAGGTCACCCTACTAACATCACACAGAACAAGTATGTCAAACACGAACAATGAAGGCAACCAAAACGAACATTTATAGAAACTGGCGTgcaaaaagaagggaaaaataCTTACGAGATTCCGGaaccatttaattttttcctgGGATCGataagaaggaaacaaaaatctgTCAGACGAACCTCAATGTTAACAAGCACCATAATATGATGAGAAAAATGACAGAACATCACTACAACACTACAACATACATAGTGAAGGACTGTACAACAAAACTGCTACTTTTAGAATTGAGTTCGTACAAAACCCACATCCTTGCATCTAAAGATCTTACAACACGCTCTCACTGAAACCTCATTAAGCAGCCAGTTCAAAACCAATGTAAACCAAATCATATCGCAAGAATTgcataataaatataaacttaCAGCATCCGGCCTTCGGCTCACTTCAGTTACTTGATAATTTCTTACATTATCAACCGCCAACAACTTGTCCTCAGCACGTCCAAAGCTGGACTTCTTGGATAAAACTTTTTCAGTtacaatttttgtattttttccttCAGATACTGACACTCCCGGATCTCGCTTCTTAACAAAGCTGGGCTTCTCAGGAGGGACTTCCTCCATAGTCGCTTTGTCTCTAGGTCTCTTAAAAGATGATGTATCCTTTTTACCATCAGAAGTAATGTGCTGCAAAATGGTTGTATTCCGTCTAACAGGAACTGTAACAGAACTATCTAGTTTCTGTTTCTTCAGAGGCCTGTCATCCAATCCATTCGGCTCTTCACTATATCTTTCTTCAGTGGGcaaagatttttgtttattcaactGTCTTTTAACATCATTTACTTGAGCTTTCTTGGAAGTGGAATGAATAATCCTGGAGCCAGAAGCTTCACAAGAGTTACGATATCTTTCTTCTGCAGGCatagatttttgtttagttaactGTTTTTTAACTTCACTTTCTTGAGCTTTGCCATCACAATGATTTCCCCTGAAGCCAGAATCCTTGTTAGACCTTTCTTCTGCAAGTGTAGATCTTGGTGTAGCCAGTTGATAGtgacctttttctttttcttctttgccaCCTTTACGGCCTTCTTTACAGTCAGACGATTCAAATGAGTTGTCTTCAATTTTCCTAACCGAATCACTAGCTAAAGGACCATTTGGCTTCAAACTATCTGAATTCCCATCTGCTTTAATTTTCTGCACAGCAGTTGCTTCTTTCTCACAACACGCTCTGTTAAAGAGAAATTTAACTGCAAGAATTAGAGTGAAAATAAGATATTACGTAAATAAAGAATCAAGATGGCAATTGATCACATAGTAGAATGTCGAAGCTAGCAACTGAGATCAAACAAACTGTACCGTCAACTCCAGCAATTTTATCATCTATCGTATCCACAATTTTGCAGCTTCCAACATCAAATGCTCGGCGAAACACGAAGTCCGATGAGTTGATATCTTCATCCGAGGGTTGTGGATTTCTTTTGTCCTTTGAGATGCATAGAACAGAGCATTTTCCACCGATTGCTTCCTAGTGGAAAAATGTTATATCAGTATTCAAGCAGGTGTGATTTACTAAGTAATACCTAGCACTACGCACAATGGCACATAATTTAAAACAACCTTTTCAAAAAACAGTGATGCAAAGGTAAATATATCGAGACCACTTGTAACAACGATAGAAACCAACAAAACTAACTGNTAAGCTAACAACTGAGA is drawn from Camelina sativa cultivar DH55 chromosome 8, Cs, whole genome shotgun sequence and contains these coding sequences:
- the LOC104705413 gene encoding protein ANTI-SILENCING 1-like, which produces MEESIGSEGLEFKWGKKKSVGGRNKDVQFYESFTYDGDEYHLYDCVLVGNSSEPDSTEPFVGKIIKIWEHANKHIPRKVKLLWFFRPSEILPYLEGVPDVLANELFLASGEGRGLANINELEAIGGKCSVLCISKDKRNPQPSDEDINSSDFVFRRAFDVGSCKIVDTIDDKIAGVDVKFLFNRACCEKEATAVQKIKADGNSDSLKPNGPLASDSVRKIEDNSFESSDCKEGRKGGKEEKEKGHYQLATPRSTLAEERSNKDSGFRGNHCDGKAQESEVKKQLTKQKSMPAEERYRNSCEASGSRIIHSTSKKAQVNDVKRQLNKQKSLPTEERYSEEPNGLDDRPLKKQKLDSSVTVPVRRNTTILQHITSDGKKDTSSFKRPRDKATMEEVPPEKPSFVKKRDPGVSVSEGKNTKIVTEKVLSKKSSFGRAEDKLLAVDNVRNYQVTEVSRRPDAEKIKWFRNLPWEESMREAEKKGTVVLLQNLDPTFTSDEVEDIVYSALNEQCEARMIERTSVTIPHIGEALVLFKTREVAERVIRRLDEGCLLLSNGRPLVASFAKITPPGKPPSFSGHIKLHKTQTRREMRDAVATSHCSQQNNLEFDMAMEWCLHQARHEHASESVSKRQLEEIKALRINFKPKLP